In the Festucalex cinctus isolate MCC-2025b chromosome 10, RoL_Fcin_1.0, whole genome shotgun sequence genome, one interval contains:
- the ptprfa gene encoding protein tyrosine phosphatase receptor type Fa isoform X4: MGTGRICRPDGGAVPLLVLSLSLAWLTLPSRADGVPSFVKSPDDQTGISGGVASFVCQAVGEPKPRITWMKKGKKVSSQRFEVIEFDDGSGSVLRIQPLRTHRDEAVYECTAANSLGEINASAKLTVLEEEQIPHGFPSIDMGPQLKVVERTRTATMLCAASGNPDPEIFWLKDFLPVDIESSNGRIKQLRSGALQIENSEESDQGKYECVAINSAGTRYSAPANLYVRDQREVRRVPPRFSIPPSHHEVMPGGSVNLTCVAVGAPMPYVKWMSGETELTREEEMPIGRNVLELANIRQSANYTCVAISSLGVIQTTAQITVKALPKPPTSLMVTETTATSVTLTWYSGTSEPVSYYVIQYRAKASDNGFQEVDGVATTRYSIGGLSPFSQYEFRVMAVNNVGRGPPGALVATLTSEQAPSSPPLRVQARMLSPTTVLVQWEPPEEANGQVRGYRVYYSADPHEPLGAWNKHNTDDSQLTTVAGLVPDATYALRVLAFTSVGDGPPSDVLLIKMQQGVPAQPSDLEAEAELDSRIMLSWLWPVEDPVVGYELRYWEANDPQEKHSVTFEPTGSYAVDDLKADTVYVFTLAARSETGLGVFTSPVEGRTARSTPSVPPQDVHLLSLSSTSIQVSWAPPPATPGGPYDTAAAVTGYSLAYCALDREDAQRHQVLGIGANERSFVLEGLEKWTEYSVRVRAVTDVGPGPESPPARVRTQEDVPGAPPRKVEVDAVNATAIRVSWKPPLTVKQNGHIRGYQIVYSRMERGEPHGQPLIVDVAHPDAQEAILTGLLPETTYSLTVAAYTTKGDGAHSKARLVTTTGAVPGKPTMMISTTIGNTALIQWQPPKEMVGEHMGYRLQYKRAEEGAFAVRDFHKTDDHFTVTGLHKGAAYIFKLCAKNRAGHGEEYVKEINTPEDTPASYPLNLSVVGLTATSTRLAWEPPPLAERNGKIVKYVVVYRDINSQNESSDATADTHASLNGLRPDTTYDIRVQAFTAKGGGPLSPSIQSRTMSTAMPVFTKNFGVKTVTKTSVLLTWDVPEIFESEVPLKILYNQQSVEVHGELKRKLITQLTPDTEYSFVLMSRGNSAGGLQQQVSIRTAPDLLLNKPSEYPQDVEEGGKVMLRLPRVPPGTPFRWFYVVVVPVISASLRWENPEDMDLQELLEGEDDARRKRRQLESDFLRPYVAAKLDSLPEVFTLGDGHVYHGFRNKALPGQQQYRFFVLAELTDRDSQRTLAASPFSDAIAVKLHSGMARHSEDPEMLWVMGPVLAVILIVIIVIAILLFKSKQERKRTSLSSKDEHMAGVKDSLLAHSADPVEMRRLNYQAQGGSTLSCPTTPRMRQHPPIAACDLADHIDRLKANDGLRFSQEYESIDPGQQFTWEHSNMEINKPKNRYANVIAYDHTRVLLTPVDGVPGSDYINANYVDGYRKQNAYIATQGPLPDTLGDFWRLVWEQRTSTVVMMTRLEEKSRVKCDQYWPSRGTETYGMIQVTMLDTVELATYSVRTFALYKNGSSERREVRQFQFLAWPDHGVPEYPTPTLAFLRRVKACNPPDAGPMVVHCSAGVGRTGCFMVIDAMLERMKHEHSVDVYGHVTCMRAQRNYMVQTEDQYVFIHEALLEAAVCGNTEVAARNLYAHIHKLSHVPPGETVTAMELEFKKLANSKAHTSRFISANLPCNKFKNRLVNVMPFESSRVCLQPIRGVEGSDYINASFIDGYRLQRAYIASQGPLAETTEDFWRMLWEHNSTIVVMLTKLREMGREKCHQYWPAERSARYQYFVVDPMAEYNMPQYILREFKVTDARDGQSRTIRQFQFSDWPEQGVPKNGEGFIDFIGQVHKTKEQFGQDGPITVHCSAGVGRSGVFITLSIVLERMRYEGAVDIFHTVKTLRTQRPAIVQTEDQYQLCYRAALEYLGSFDHYAT; this comes from the exons ATGGGCACGGGCCGCATCTGTCGGCCCGACGGTGGCGCCGTTCCCCTCCTGGTGCTCTCGTTATCGCTGGCCTGGCTGACGCTGCCGTCTCGCGCAGACG GCGTGCCGAGCTTCGTCAAGTCGCCCGACGACCAGACGGGCATCTCGGGGGGCGTGGCCTCGTTCGTGTGCCAGGCGGTGGGCGAGCCCAAGCCGCGCATCACCTGGATGAAGAAGGGCAAGAAAGTCAGCTCGCAGCGATTTGAG GTGATCGAGTTCGATGACGGCTCGGGTTCGGTTTTGCGCATCCAGCCGCTGAGGACGCACCGCGACGAAGCCGTCTACGAGTGCACCGCCGCCAACAGCCTGGGGGAGATCAACGCCAGCGCCAAACTCACTGTCCTGGAAG AGGAGCAGATCCCTCACGGCTTCCCGAGCATTGACATGGGTCCTCAGCTGAAGGTGGTGGAGAGGACGCGCACGGCCACCATGTTGTGCGCCGCCAGTGGAAACCCAGACCCCGAGATCTTCTGGCTCAAGGACTTTCTGCCCGTGGACATCGAAAGCAGCAACGGACGCATCAAGCAGCTGCGCTCGG GCGCTCTTCAAATTGAGAACAGCGAGGAGTCAGACCAGGGCAAGTACGAATGTGTGGCCATCAACTCCGCGGGGACCAGATACTCGGCTCCGGCGAACCTCTACGTACGAG ACCAGCGAGAAG TTCGTCGCGTGCCACCTCGTTTCTCCATCCCGCCGTCCCACCACGAGGTGATGCCCGGCGGCAGCGTGAACCTGACGTGCGTGGCGGTGGGCGCCCCCATGCCCTACGTCAAGTGGATGAGCGGCGAGACTGAGCTGACCCGCGAGGAGGAGATGCCCATCGGACGCAACGTTCTGGAACTGGCTAACATCCGCCAGTCGGCCAACTACACCTGCGTGGCCATCTCCTCGCTGGGCGTGATCCAGACCACGGCGCAGATCACCGTTAAAG CCCTGCCCAAGCCCCCCACCTCCCTGATGGTGACCGAGACCACCGCCACCAGCGTCACCCTAACGTGGTACTCGGGCACCTCGGAGCCCGTGTCCTATTACGTGATCCAGTACCGCGCTAAGGCATCGGACAACGGCTTCCAGGAGGTGGACGGCGTGGCCACCACCCGCTACAGCATCGGCGGTCTCAGCCCCTTCTCCCAATACGAATTCCGGGTGATGGCGGTCAACAACGTGGGCCGGGGACCTCCGGGGGCCCTGGTGGCCACGCTCACCAGCGAGCAGGCGCCTTCCTCGCCTCCTCTCCGCGTCCAGGCCCGGATGCTGAGTCCCACCACCGTGCTGGTCCAATGGGAGCCGCCCGAGGAGGCCAACGGGCAGGTTCGGGGATACCGGGTCTACTACAGCGCCGATCCCCATGAGCCGCTCGGCGCCTGGAATAAACATAACACGGATGACAGTCAGCTGACCACCGTGGCCGGACTCGTCCCAGACGCCACCTACGCGTTGAGGGTGCTCGCCTTCACGTCAGTGGGTGACGGACCCCCGTCTGACGTCCTGCTCATCAAGATGCAGCAAGGAG TTCCTGCTCAGCCTTCGGATTTGGAAGCCGAAGCCGAATTGGACTCTCGCATCATGCTGTCGTGGCTCTGGCCCGTGGAGGATCCGGTCGTCGGGTATGAGTTGCGCTACTGGGAGGCCAACGACCCCCAGGAGAAG CACAGCGTGACCTTTGAACCCACCGGATCCTACGCTGTGGACGATCTGAAAGCCGACACCGTCTACGTGTTCACCCTGGCCGCCAGGTCTGAGACGGGCTTAGGAGTTTTCACGAGTCCCGTCGAGGGCAGGACCGCCCGATCCA CCCCCTCGGTGCCCCCCCAGGACGTCCACTTGCTCAGCCTGAGCTCCACCAGCATCCAAGTGAGTTGGGCGCCACCGCCCGCCACTCCCGGCGGGCCCTACGACACTGCCGCCGCCGTCACCGGCTACTCCCTCGCTTACTGCGCGCTGGACAGGGAGGACGCGCAGCGCCACCAGGTGTTGGGCATCGGCGCCAACGAGCGCAGCTTCGTCCTGGAGGGTCTGGAAAAGTGGACGGAATATTCCGTGCGGGTGCGAGCGGTCACCGACGTCGGACCCGGACCGGAGAGTCCGCCGGCCCGCGTCAGGACGCAGGAGGACG TGCCTGGAGCACCGCCCAGAAAGGTGGAGGTGGACGCCGTCAACGCCACGGCGATACGGGTGAGCTGGAAGCCGCCGCTGACCGTCAAGCAGAATGGCCACATTCGAGGCTACCAGATCGTCTACTCCAGGATGGAGCGAGGCGAGCCGCACGGGCAGCCCCTCATCGTGGACGTTGCCCACCCTGACGCTCAG GAAGCCATTTTGACGGGCCTGCTGCCGGAGACGACCTACTCGCTGACGGTGGCGGCCTACACCACCAAGGGGGACGGCGCCCACAGCAAGGCCCGGCTTGTCACCACCACGGGGGCAG TTCCAGGCAAGCCCACCATGATGATCAGCACTACCATCGGCAACACGGCGCTGATCCAATGGCAGCCGCCCAAGGAGATGGTGGGCGAGCACATGGGCTACCGGCTGCAGTACAAGCGGGCCGAGGAGGGCGCCTTCGCCGTCAGGGACTTCCACAAGACCGACGACCACTTCACCGTCACCGGCCTCCACAAAGGCGCCGCCTACATCTTCAAACTGTGCGCCAAGAACCGAGCGGGCCACGGCGAAGAGTACGTGAAGGAGATCAACACCCCCGAGGACACGCCCGCCAGTTACCCTCTCAACCTGAGCGTGGTGGGCCTGACCGCCACCTCCACCCGGCTGGCCTGGGAGCCGCCCCCGTTGGCCGAGCGCAACGGGAAGATCGTCAAGTACGTGGTGGTTTACCGCGACATCAACAGCCAGAACGAGAGCTCCGACGCCACGGCGGACACGCACGCGAGCCTGAACGGCCTGCGGCCCGACACCACCTACGACATCCGCGTGCAGGCCTTCACCGCGAAGGGCGGCGGACCGCTCAGCCCCAGCATTCAGAGCAGGACCATGTCCACCGCAATGCCAG TATTCACCAAGAACTTTGGTGTGAAGACAGTGACAAAAACGTCTGTGCTGCTGACCTGGGATGTTCCTGAGATCTTCGAGTCCGAGGTGCCCCTCAAG ATCCTGTACAACCAGCAGAGCGTGGAGGTGCACGGCGAACTCAAGAGGAAGCTCATCACACAGCTCACACCCGACACCGAATACTCCTTTGTGCTAATGAGCCGCGGGAACAGCGCCGGCGGCCTCCAGCAGCAGGTCTCCATCCGGACCGCTCCTGACCTGCTCCTGAACAAACCTTCAGAGTATCCGCAGGACGTGGAGGAGGGCGGGAAAGTCATGCTGCGGCTGCCTCGGGTTCCGCCGGGGACCCCGTTCAG GTGGTTCTACGTTGTGGTGGTTCCGGTCATCTCAGCATCCCTGAGGTGGGAGAACCCTGAAGACATGGACCTCCAAGAG CTCCTGGAAGGCGAGGATGACGCCCGGAGGAAGCGGAGGCAACTTGAGAGCGACTTCCTGCGGCCGTACGTGGCGGCCAAGCTGGACTCGCTTCCCGAGGTTTTCACGCTGGGTGACGGTCACGTGTACCACGGCTTCCGCAACAAGGCGTTGCCAGGGCAACAGCAGTACCGATTCTTCGTGCTGGCTGAGCTGACGGACCGCGACTCT CAGAGGACGCTGGCGGCCAGCCCGTTCTCGGACGCCATCGCTGTGAAGCTCCACAGCGGGATGGCGCGCCACTCCGAGGACCCCGAGATGCTTTGGGTGATGGGACCCGTGCTGGCCGTCAtcctcatcgtcatcatcgtcatcgccaTTCTGCTCTTCAAGAG CAAACAAGAAAG GAAGCGAACGTCTCTGTCATCCAAAGACGAGCATATGGCGGGCGTGAAGGACTCACTGCTGGCCCACTCGGCCGACCCCGTGGAGATGAGGAGGCTCAACTATCAGGCGCAAG gtggcagcaccCTCAGTTGTCCAACCACACCAA GAATGAGACAACATCCTCCCATCGCCGCCTGCGACCTGGCCGACCACATCGATCGACTCAAGGCCAACGACGGCCTGCGCTTCTCGCAGGAGTACGAG TCCATCGACCCCGGTCAGCAATTCACATGGGAACATTCCAACATGGAGATCAACAAGCCGAAGAACCGCTACGCCAACGTCATCGCTTACGACCACACCAGAGTCCTCCTCACGCCCGTGGACG GCGTCCCCGGCAGCGACTACATCAACGCCAACTACGTGGACGGCTACCGGAAGCAGAACGCTTACATCGCCACGCAGGGGCCGCTGCCCGACACCCTCGGAGACTTCTGGAGGCTCGTGTGGGAGCAGCGCACCTCAACTGTCGTCATGATGACGCGCCTGGAGGAGAAGTCGCGG GTGAAGTGCGACCAATACTGGCCCAGTCGTGGTACTGAAACCTACGGCATGATCCAGGTGACCATGTTGGACACTGTGGAGTTGGCCACCTACAGCGTACGCACCTTCGCACTCTACAAG AACGGTTCGAGTGAGAGGAGGGAAGTGCGGCAGTTCCAGTTCCTGGCCTGGCCCGACCACGGCGTGCCTGAGTATCCCACCCCCACGCTGGCCTTCCTGCGCAGGGTCAAAGCCTGTAACCCCCCGGACGCCGGACCCATGGTGGTCCACTGCAG CGCGGGGGTCGGCCGCACGGGCTGCTTCATGGtgatcgacgccatgctggagcGCATGAAGCACGAGCACTCGGTGGACGTGTACGGACACGTCACCTGCATGAGGGCCCAGAGGAACTACATGGTCCAGACCGAGGACCAGTACGTCTTCATCCACGAGGCCCTGCTGGAGGCCGCCGTGTGCGGAAACACCGAGGTGGCCGCCCGGAACCTCTACGCGCACATACACAAGCTCAGCCACGTGCCACCTGGGGAGACCGTCACCGCCATGGAGCTGGAGTTTAAG aAGTTGGCCAACTCCAAAGCGCACACCTCCCGTTTCATCAGCGCCAACCTGCCGTGCAACAAGTTCAAGAACCGGCTGGTGAACGTCATGCCTTTCGAGTCGAGCCGCGTGTGTCTGCAGCCCATCAGAGGCGTGGAGGGCTCCGACTACATCAACGCCAGCTTCATCGACGGATACAG GCTGCAGAGAGCCTACATCGCCAGCCAGGGCCCCTTGGCGGAGACCACGGAGGACTTCTGGAGGATGCTGTGGGAACACAACTCCACCATCGTTGTCATGCTCACCAAACTGCGCGAGATGGGACGG GAAAAATGCCATCAGTACTGGCCCGCTGAGCGCTCAGCCCGCTACCAGTACTTTGTAGTGGACCCCATGGCTGAGTACAACATGCCGCAGTACATCCTGAGGGAGTTCAAAGTGACAGACGCCAGG GACGGCCAGTCAAGGACTATCAGGCAGTTTCAGTTCAGCGACTGGCCCGAGCAGGGAGTTCCTAAAAACGGGGAAGGCTTCATCGACTTCATCGGACAAGTCCACAAAACTAAGGAGCAGTTCGGCCAAGACGGACCCATCACTGTGCACTGCAG CGCCGGCGTGGGCCGCAGCGGCGTGTTCATCACGCTCAGCATCGTCCTGGAGAGGATGAGGTACGAGGGCGCCGTCGACATCTTCCACACGGTCAAGACCCTCAGGACTCAGCGGCCCGCCATCGTGCAGACCGAG GACCAGTACCAGCTGTGCTACCGGGCCGCCCTGGAGTACCTGGGAAGTTTTGACCACTATGCAACATAA